The proteins below come from a single Cervus canadensis isolate Bull #8, Minnesota chromosome 2, ASM1932006v1, whole genome shotgun sequence genomic window:
- the ZNF644 gene encoding zinc finger protein 644 isoform X2 encodes MRLFLQRDVNKTKSRLNVLNGLTNNMDDLKINTDVTGAKEELLDDNSFVSDKESGVHKPKDCQASFQKNNTFTLPEELSKDKSEKALSGGQSTLFIHAGAPTVSSENFILPKGAAVNGPVSHSSLTKTSSMNKGSVSLTTGQPVDQPTTESCSGLNVAADLQLSTPQKASQHQVLFLLSDVAHAKNPTHSIKKLPTSASIGCDIQNSVGSGIKSDSTLMNQVEVGEDSEDLLVKNDCVSTLTGISSGTDEFRSDNDTNWDPQKEFIQFLITNDDTVDKAPVNSKIGLEKKRKRKMDVSKITRYTEDCFSDSNCVPNKSKMLEVDFMEQNEDVQAIDSRTYALSQVKPESADEDLESVDTFQHLIFNSEKCGEDSSPVHTSTFLSNTLKKKCEESDSESPATFSTEEPSFYPCTKCNVNFREKKHLHRHMMYHLDGNSHFRHLNVPRPYACRECGRTFRDRNSLLKHMIIHQERRQKLMEEIRELKELQDEGRSARLQCPQCVFGTNCPKTFVQHAKTHEKDKRYYCCEECNFMAVTENELECHRGIAHGAVVKCPIVSSDVAQRKTHKKTFMKDPIIGSSKKSATYICKMCPFTTSVRSIFKKHMEYLHSSSCIDSFGSPLGLDKRKSDIIEEPIDTDSPKPLTKQQSTFPKNSALKQDVKRTFGSSSQSGNFSKFHKRPHRIQKARKSIAQSGVNVCNQNSSPHKPVMIKSSIDQKPKYFHQTAKEKSNAKANSNYLYRHKYENYRMIKKSGESYPLHFKKEEASSLNSLHLFSSSNSHNNSFISDPHNSDTKRSESFKDHRRVAVKRVVKESKKESSVGGEDLDSYPDFLHKMTVVVLQKLNSAEKKDSYETEDESSWDNVELSDYTTQTIEDETYHDINQEHVNLFPLFKSKVEGQQSGENATLSYDQNDGFYFEYYEDGGTNNFLHEIHDPQHLENAETALSKHSSVFHWTDLSLEKKSCPYCPATFETGVGLSNHVRGHLHRAGLSYEARHVVSPEQIATSDKMQHFKRTGTGTPVKRVRKALEKSENTSEHTCQLCGGWFDTKIGLSNHVRGHLKRLGKTKWDAHKSPICVLNEMMQNEEKYEKILKALNSRRIIPRPFVAQKLASSDDFLSQNVIPLEAYRNGLKTEALSVSASEEEGLSFLNEYDETKPELPSGKKNQSLTLIELLKNKRMGEEKNSSVSPQKIHNQTARKRFVQKCVLPLNEDSPLMYQPQKMDFTMHSALDCKQKKSRSRSGSKKKLLTLPHGADEVYILRCRFCGLVFRGPLSVQEDWIKHLQRHIVNANLPRTGAGMVEVTSLLKKPASITETSFSLLMAEAAS; translated from the exons acTAAATGTGTTAAATGGGCTTACCAACAATATGGATGATTTGAAGATAAACACCGATGTTACTGGTGCTAAAGAAGAACTCCTAGATGACAACAGTTTTGTATCAGACAAAGAGAGTGGAGTTCATAAACCAAAAGATTGTCAAGCATCATTTCAGAAAAACAATACATTCACTTTGCCTGAAGAACTGTCAAAGGACAAATCTGAAAAAGCCTTAAGTGGAGGCCAGTCTACTCTGTTTATACATGCTGGTGCTCCTACTGTTTCTAGTGAAAACTTTATCTTGCCTAAGGGAGCTGCTGTTAATGGACCAGTTTCACACTCCTCCTTAACTAAGACTTCCAGTATGAATAAAGGCAGTGTTTcattaaccactggacagcctgTGGATCAGCCAACAACAGAATCTTGTTCAGGTTTGAATGTGGCAGCCGATCTTCAGCTCTCTACACCACAGAAAGCAAGTCAAcaccaagttttatttttattatcagatGTAGCACATGCTAAGAATCCAACCCATTCCATTAAAAAACTACCTACCTCTGCTTCAATTGGTTGTGACATTCAGAATTCAGTAGGGAGTGGTATAAAGTCAGATAGCACTTTAATGAATCAAGTAGAGGTGGGTGAGGATAGTGAAGATTTATTGGTAAAAAATGATTGTGTCAGTACATTAACAGGAATTTCCTCAGGTACAGATGAATTTAGGTCAGACAATGATACAAACTGGGATCCCCAAAAAGAGTTCATTCAGTTTCTTATAACTAATGATGACACAGTAGATAAAGCTCCAGTTAACTCTAAAATAGgtctggaaaaaaagagaaagcgaAAAATGGATGTAAGCAAGATAACTCGTTATACTGAAGATTGTTTTAGTGATTCTAACTGTGTACCCAACAAGTCAAAAATGCTAGAAGTAGACTTTATGGAACAGAATGAAGACGTGCAAGCAATAGACTCACGGACATATGCATTATCACAAGTGAAACCTGAATCAGCTGATGAAGACTTGGAATCTGTGGATACTTTTCAACATCTAATTTTTAACTCAGAGAAGTGTGGAGAAGACAGTTCACCTGTTCATACTAGCACTTTTCTTTCaaataccttaaaaaagaaatgtgaagaaaGTGATTCTGAGTCACCTGCTACTTTCAGCACCGAAGAGCCATCATTCTACCCCTGTACAAAGTGCAATGtgaattttagggagaaaaagcatCTCCACAGGCATATGATGTATCATTTAGATGGGAATAGTCACTTTCGTCATCTTAATGTCCCAAGGCCATATGCTTGTAGAGAATGTGGACGGACATTTCGAGATCGTAACTCACTGCTAAAGCATATGATTATTCAccaagaaagaagacagaaattgATGGAGGAAATACGTGAATTGAAAGAACTTCAGGATGAAGGAAGAAGTGCACGATTACAATGCCCTCAGTGTGTATTTGGTACCAATTGCCCTAAAACATTTGTGCAGCATGCTAAAACCcatgaaaaagataaaaggtaCTACTGCTGTGAAGAGTGTAACTTTATGGCAGTGACAGAAAATGAGCTGGAATGCCATAGAGGAATTGCCCATGGAGCAGTGGTAAAATGCCCTATTGTCAGTTCTGATGTAGCCCAGagaaagacacacaaaaaaacattCATGAAAGACCCCATTATAGGATCATCCAAAAAATCAGCTACCTATATATGTAAGATGTGCCCTTTTACTACTTCAGTcaggagtatttttaaaaaacatatggaGTACTTGCATTCATCATCATGCATTGATTCATTTGGCAGTCCTCTTGGACttgataaaagaaaaagtgacatAATTGAAGAACCTATAGATACTGATAGTCCTAAACCATTAACTAAACAACAGTCAACATTTCCAAAGAACTCTGCTTTAAAACAAGATGTAAAGCGAACATTTGGATCATCCTCACAATCAggtaatttttcaaaattccataAACGGCCACACAGAATACAAAAGGCTCGGAAAAGCATTGCCCAGTCAGGTGTAAATGTGTGCAATCAAAACAGTTCTCCTCACAAGCCTGTTATGATTAAAAGCAGCATTGACCAAAAACCTAAGTATTTCCAtcagacagcaaaagaaaaatctaatgCCAAGGCAAATAGCAACTATTTATATAGACATAAATatgaaaactacagaatgatcaaAAAATCAGGTGAATCATATCCTCTGCATTTCAAAAAAGAGGAAGCTAGTTCATTAAATTCTTTACATCTGTTTTCATCAAGTAATTCTCACAACAATAGTTTTATTTCAGACCCTCATAACTCTGACACCAAAAGGTCAGAAAGCTTCAAAGACCACAGGCGTGTAGCTGTAAAGAGAGTAGTTAAGGAATCTAAGAAGGAAAGTTCTGTTGGAGGAGAAGACTTGGATAGCTATCCAGATTTCTTGCATAAGATGACCGTTGTTGTTTTGCAAAAACTTAATTCTGCCGAAAAGAAAGATAGCTATGAAACAGAAGATGAAAGTTCCTGGGACAATGTTGAGCTAAGTGACTACACTACACAGACTATAGAAGATGAAACCTATCATGATATTAATCAAGAACATGTAAACTTATTCCCTCTATTTAAAAGCAAGGTGGAAGGTCAACAGTCCGGAGAAAATGCTACACTTAGTTATGATCAGAATGATggcttttattttgaatattatgaaGATGGTGGAACTAATAACTTTTTGCATGAGATTCATGATCCTCagcatttagaaaatgcagaaactgCATTGTCAAAGCATAGTTCTGTTTTTCACTGGActgatctgtctcttgagaagAAATCATGTCCTTACTGCCCAGCAACATTTGAAACAGGTGTTGGGTTGTCAAATCATGTCAGGGGACATCTTCACAGAGCAGGATTAAGCTATGAAGCCCGCCATGTTGTATCACCAGAACAAATAGCCACAAGTGACAAAATGCAACATTTCAAAAGAACTGGCACAGGAACACCTGTTAAGCGAGttagaaaag ctttagaGAAGTCTGAAAACACTTCTGAACACACTTGTCAGCTGTGTGGTGGTTGGTTTGATACTAAAATTGGATTATCAAATCATGTTAGAGGCCACCTGAAAAGACTTGGAAAGACCAAGTGGGATGCTCACAAATCTCCAATCTGTGTTCTGAATGAGATGatgcaaaatgaagaaaaatacgAAAAAATCTTAAAGGCATTGAACAGTCGTCGTATTATTCCTCGACCATTTGTAGCTCAAAAACTTGCATCAAGTGATGACTTTCTATCTCAAAATGTTATACCTCTTGAAGCATACCGTAATGGCCTAAAGACTGAAGCTTTATCAGTGTCTGCATCAGAGGAAGAAGGGCTGAGTTTCTTAAATGAATATGATGAAACTAAGCCAGAACTGCCCAGTGGAAAAAAGAATCAGTCTCTTACACTGATAGaactgcttaaaaataaaaggatgggaGAAGAAAAGAATTCCTCTGTTTCTCCTCAAAAGATCCATAATCAAACTGCAAGAAAGAGGTTTGTTCAGAAATGTGTTCTTCCACTAAATGAAGATAGTCCATTGATGTATCAACCACAAAAAATGGACTTCACTATGCACTCAG CCTTAGATTGTAAGCAAAAGAAATCAAGGTCAAGATCCGGAAGCAAGAAGAAACTTCTAACATTACCTCATGGTGCTGACGAGGTTTACATTCTCCGATGCAG GTTTTGTGGCCTAGTCTTTCGTGGACCGTTGTCTGTTCAGGAAGACTGGATTAAGCACTTACAACGACACATTGTAAACGCTAACCTTCCACGGACTGGAGCTGGCATGGTGGAAGTCACATCACTACTCAAAAAGCCTGCCTCCATTACAGAAACTTCATTTTCTCTACTAATGGCAGAAGCAGCTTCATAG
- the ZNF644 gene encoding zinc finger protein 644 isoform X1 gives MRLFLQRDVNKTKSRLNVLNGLTNNMDDLKINTDVTGAKEELLDDNSFVSDKESGVHKPKDCQASFQKNNTFTLPEELSKDKSEKALSGGQSTLFIHAGAPTVSSENFILPKGAAVNGPVSHSSLTKTSSMNKGSVSLTTGQPVDQPTTESCSGLNVAADLQLSTPQKASQHQVLFLLSDVAHAKNPTHSIKKLPTSASIGCDIQNSVGSGIKSDSTLMNQVEVGEDSEDLLVKNDCVSTLTGISSGTDEFRSDNDTNWDPQKEFIQFLITNDDTVDKAPVNSKIGLEKKRKRKMDVSKITRYTEDCFSDSNCVPNKSKMLEVDFMEQNEDVQAIDSRTYALSQVKPESADEDLESVDTFQHLIFNSEKCGEDSSPVHTSTFLSNTLKKKCEESDSESPATFSTEEPSFYPCTKCNVNFREKKHLHRHMMYHLDGNSHFRHLNVPRPYACRECGRTFRDRNSLLKHMIIHQERRQKLMEEIRELKELQDEGRSARLQCPQCVFGTNCPKTFVQHAKTHEKDKRYYCCEECNFMAVTENELECHRGIAHGAVVKCPIVSSDVAQRKTHKKTFMKDPIIGSSKKSATYICKMCPFTTSVRSIFKKHMEYLHSSSCIDSFGSPLGLDKRKSDIIEEPIDTDSPKPLTKQQSTFPKNSALKQDVKRTFGSSSQSGNFSKFHKRPHRIQKARKSIAQSGVNVCNQNSSPHKPVMIKSSIDQKPKYFHQTAKEKSNAKANSNYLYRHKYENYRMIKKSGESYPLHFKKEEASSLNSLHLFSSSNSHNNSFISDPHNSDTKRSESFKDHRRVAVKRVVKESKKESSVGGEDLDSYPDFLHKMTVVVLQKLNSAEKKDSYETEDESSWDNVELSDYTTQTIEDETYHDINQEHVNLFPLFKSKVEGQQSGENATLSYDQNDGFYFEYYEDGGTNNFLHEIHDPQHLENAETALSKHSSVFHWTDLSLEKKSCPYCPATFETGVGLSNHVRGHLHRAGLSYEARHVVSPEQIATSDKMQHFKRTGTGTPVKRVRKALEKSENTSEHTCQLCGGWFDTKIGLSNHVRGHLKRLGKTKWDAHKSPICVLNEMMQNEEKYEKILKALNSRRIIPRPFVAQKLASSDDFLSQNVIPLEAYRNGLKTEALSVSASEEEGLSFLNEYDETKPELPSGKKNQSLTLIELLKNKRMGEEKNSSVSPQKIHNQTARKRFVQKCVLPLNEDSPLMYQPQKMDFTMHSGMPVKLRTCVHCNTTFTSAVSLSNHLRAYARKKSAGLLTGTALDCKQKKSRSRSGSKKKLLTLPHGADEVYILRCRFCGLVFRGPLSVQEDWIKHLQRHIVNANLPRTGAGMVEVTSLLKKPASITETSFSLLMAEAAS, from the exons acTAAATGTGTTAAATGGGCTTACCAACAATATGGATGATTTGAAGATAAACACCGATGTTACTGGTGCTAAAGAAGAACTCCTAGATGACAACAGTTTTGTATCAGACAAAGAGAGTGGAGTTCATAAACCAAAAGATTGTCAAGCATCATTTCAGAAAAACAATACATTCACTTTGCCTGAAGAACTGTCAAAGGACAAATCTGAAAAAGCCTTAAGTGGAGGCCAGTCTACTCTGTTTATACATGCTGGTGCTCCTACTGTTTCTAGTGAAAACTTTATCTTGCCTAAGGGAGCTGCTGTTAATGGACCAGTTTCACACTCCTCCTTAACTAAGACTTCCAGTATGAATAAAGGCAGTGTTTcattaaccactggacagcctgTGGATCAGCCAACAACAGAATCTTGTTCAGGTTTGAATGTGGCAGCCGATCTTCAGCTCTCTACACCACAGAAAGCAAGTCAAcaccaagttttatttttattatcagatGTAGCACATGCTAAGAATCCAACCCATTCCATTAAAAAACTACCTACCTCTGCTTCAATTGGTTGTGACATTCAGAATTCAGTAGGGAGTGGTATAAAGTCAGATAGCACTTTAATGAATCAAGTAGAGGTGGGTGAGGATAGTGAAGATTTATTGGTAAAAAATGATTGTGTCAGTACATTAACAGGAATTTCCTCAGGTACAGATGAATTTAGGTCAGACAATGATACAAACTGGGATCCCCAAAAAGAGTTCATTCAGTTTCTTATAACTAATGATGACACAGTAGATAAAGCTCCAGTTAACTCTAAAATAGgtctggaaaaaaagagaaagcgaAAAATGGATGTAAGCAAGATAACTCGTTATACTGAAGATTGTTTTAGTGATTCTAACTGTGTACCCAACAAGTCAAAAATGCTAGAAGTAGACTTTATGGAACAGAATGAAGACGTGCAAGCAATAGACTCACGGACATATGCATTATCACAAGTGAAACCTGAATCAGCTGATGAAGACTTGGAATCTGTGGATACTTTTCAACATCTAATTTTTAACTCAGAGAAGTGTGGAGAAGACAGTTCACCTGTTCATACTAGCACTTTTCTTTCaaataccttaaaaaagaaatgtgaagaaaGTGATTCTGAGTCACCTGCTACTTTCAGCACCGAAGAGCCATCATTCTACCCCTGTACAAAGTGCAATGtgaattttagggagaaaaagcatCTCCACAGGCATATGATGTATCATTTAGATGGGAATAGTCACTTTCGTCATCTTAATGTCCCAAGGCCATATGCTTGTAGAGAATGTGGACGGACATTTCGAGATCGTAACTCACTGCTAAAGCATATGATTATTCAccaagaaagaagacagaaattgATGGAGGAAATACGTGAATTGAAAGAACTTCAGGATGAAGGAAGAAGTGCACGATTACAATGCCCTCAGTGTGTATTTGGTACCAATTGCCCTAAAACATTTGTGCAGCATGCTAAAACCcatgaaaaagataaaaggtaCTACTGCTGTGAAGAGTGTAACTTTATGGCAGTGACAGAAAATGAGCTGGAATGCCATAGAGGAATTGCCCATGGAGCAGTGGTAAAATGCCCTATTGTCAGTTCTGATGTAGCCCAGagaaagacacacaaaaaaacattCATGAAAGACCCCATTATAGGATCATCCAAAAAATCAGCTACCTATATATGTAAGATGTGCCCTTTTACTACTTCAGTcaggagtatttttaaaaaacatatggaGTACTTGCATTCATCATCATGCATTGATTCATTTGGCAGTCCTCTTGGACttgataaaagaaaaagtgacatAATTGAAGAACCTATAGATACTGATAGTCCTAAACCATTAACTAAACAACAGTCAACATTTCCAAAGAACTCTGCTTTAAAACAAGATGTAAAGCGAACATTTGGATCATCCTCACAATCAggtaatttttcaaaattccataAACGGCCACACAGAATACAAAAGGCTCGGAAAAGCATTGCCCAGTCAGGTGTAAATGTGTGCAATCAAAACAGTTCTCCTCACAAGCCTGTTATGATTAAAAGCAGCATTGACCAAAAACCTAAGTATTTCCAtcagacagcaaaagaaaaatctaatgCCAAGGCAAATAGCAACTATTTATATAGACATAAATatgaaaactacagaatgatcaaAAAATCAGGTGAATCATATCCTCTGCATTTCAAAAAAGAGGAAGCTAGTTCATTAAATTCTTTACATCTGTTTTCATCAAGTAATTCTCACAACAATAGTTTTATTTCAGACCCTCATAACTCTGACACCAAAAGGTCAGAAAGCTTCAAAGACCACAGGCGTGTAGCTGTAAAGAGAGTAGTTAAGGAATCTAAGAAGGAAAGTTCTGTTGGAGGAGAAGACTTGGATAGCTATCCAGATTTCTTGCATAAGATGACCGTTGTTGTTTTGCAAAAACTTAATTCTGCCGAAAAGAAAGATAGCTATGAAACAGAAGATGAAAGTTCCTGGGACAATGTTGAGCTAAGTGACTACACTACACAGACTATAGAAGATGAAACCTATCATGATATTAATCAAGAACATGTAAACTTATTCCCTCTATTTAAAAGCAAGGTGGAAGGTCAACAGTCCGGAGAAAATGCTACACTTAGTTATGATCAGAATGATggcttttattttgaatattatgaaGATGGTGGAACTAATAACTTTTTGCATGAGATTCATGATCCTCagcatttagaaaatgcagaaactgCATTGTCAAAGCATAGTTCTGTTTTTCACTGGActgatctgtctcttgagaagAAATCATGTCCTTACTGCCCAGCAACATTTGAAACAGGTGTTGGGTTGTCAAATCATGTCAGGGGACATCTTCACAGAGCAGGATTAAGCTATGAAGCCCGCCATGTTGTATCACCAGAACAAATAGCCACAAGTGACAAAATGCAACATTTCAAAAGAACTGGCACAGGAACACCTGTTAAGCGAGttagaaaag ctttagaGAAGTCTGAAAACACTTCTGAACACACTTGTCAGCTGTGTGGTGGTTGGTTTGATACTAAAATTGGATTATCAAATCATGTTAGAGGCCACCTGAAAAGACTTGGAAAGACCAAGTGGGATGCTCACAAATCTCCAATCTGTGTTCTGAATGAGATGatgcaaaatgaagaaaaatacgAAAAAATCTTAAAGGCATTGAACAGTCGTCGTATTATTCCTCGACCATTTGTAGCTCAAAAACTTGCATCAAGTGATGACTTTCTATCTCAAAATGTTATACCTCTTGAAGCATACCGTAATGGCCTAAAGACTGAAGCTTTATCAGTGTCTGCATCAGAGGAAGAAGGGCTGAGTTTCTTAAATGAATATGATGAAACTAAGCCAGAACTGCCCAGTGGAAAAAAGAATCAGTCTCTTACACTGATAGaactgcttaaaaataaaaggatgggaGAAGAAAAGAATTCCTCTGTTTCTCCTCAAAAGATCCATAATCAAACTGCAAGAAAGAGGTTTGTTCAGAAATGTGTTCTTCCACTAAATGAAGATAGTCCATTGATGTATCAACCACAAAAAATGGACTTCACTATGCACTCAG GTATGCCTGTGAAGCTTAGAACATGTGTGCATTGCAATACGACGTTTACAAGTGCTGTTAGCCTGTCCAACCACTTACGCGCTTATGCACGAAAGAAGAGTGCTGGACTTTTGACTGGTACAG CCTTAGATTGTAAGCAAAAGAAATCAAGGTCAAGATCCGGAAGCAAGAAGAAACTTCTAACATTACCTCATGGTGCTGACGAGGTTTACATTCTCCGATGCAG GTTTTGTGGCCTAGTCTTTCGTGGACCGTTGTCTGTTCAGGAAGACTGGATTAAGCACTTACAACGACACATTGTAAACGCTAACCTTCCACGGACTGGAGCTGGCATGGTGGAAGTCACATCACTACTCAAAAAGCCTGCCTCCATTACAGAAACTTCATTTTCTCTACTAATGGCAGAAGCAGCTTCATAG